A single window of Jaculus jaculus isolate mJacJac1 chromosome 14, mJacJac1.mat.Y.cur, whole genome shotgun sequence DNA harbors:
- the LOC101614657 gene encoding vomeronasal type-2 receptor 116-like: MCEEQISTVAGLIGPMCVLSAKLKPLMKLFRWPQLSFAPFHPILSDREHFPNIYQMAPKDTSLPLAMVTLMLHFHWNWVGLLISDDEQGTQFLSELRAEMQGNRVCLAFVSIIPMDIKMYLGEAGIHDKYIMTSSSANVVIIYGEVNPTLTFSYALWTRFGSHKIWLSTSQWEYSTIKRDFNHDSLLGTFTFSHHHPEISGFKTFIQTVNLSNHPLSNSSAKWGWVGLNCSELCTNCKAWNNCSLSVSLELLMWHRFDMAMSDESYNLYNAVYAVAHSLHEMLLRHVDTQPVKYGKELKFEPWQFSSYLKKIQFTNPAGDPLNMNQEENSHVEYDIFSIWKFEESQGVKVKIGQFTPYFSHGQQLYLSEDAIMWIKGSSQIIHSVCSLSCAPGFRKSPQEGKAVCCFDCTPCPENEISNETDLDQCVKCPVDQFANTEQTRCLHKVVTFLGYDDPLGMTLACTSLFFSALTAVVLGVFVKHQDTPIVKANNRTLTYILLLSLILSFLCSFFFIGRPNTATCILQQTAFAVVFTVAVSTVLAKTITVVLAFKVTAPGKRMRCFLVSGALNFIIPICTLIQLILCVIWLGTSPPFIDTDTHTEHGYIMIVCNTGSAAAFYCVLGYLGSLAIVSFTVAFLARNLPDKFNEAKFLTFSILVFCSVWVTFLPVHHSTRGKVMVAMEVLSILTSSAGLLVCIFAPKCFIILFRPERNSLQKFRHKAY, from the exons ATGTGTGAAGAACAGATATCAACTGTAGCAGGACTTATAGGACCCATGTGTGTGTTATCTGCTAAATTGAAACCACTCATGAAGCTCTTCAGATGGCCACAG CTTTCCTTTGCACCTTTTCATCCTATCCTGAGTGACCGTGAACACTTTCCTAATATCTACCAGATGGCCCCCAAGGACACATCTCTGCCCCTTGCCATGGTGACTTTGATGCTTCATTTCCACTGGAACTGGGTGGGTCTGCTCATCTCTGATGATGAACAAGGTACTCAATTTCTGTCAGAATTGAGAGCAGAGATGCAAGGAAACAGAGTCTGTCTAGCCTTTGTGAGTATAATCCCAATGGACATTAAGATGTACTTGGGAGAAGCTGGAATACATGATAAGTACATCATGACATCATCATCAGCAAATGTTGTTATAATTTATGGCGAGGTGAACCCTACTCTAACCTTCAGCTATGCACTATGGACTAGATTCGGTTCACACAAAATCTGGCTCAGCACCTCACAATGGGAATATTCCACAATTAAGAGAGATTTCAACCATGACTCACTCCTTGGAACTTTTACTTTTTCACATCACCATCCTGAGATTTCtggttttaaaacttttatcCAGACAGTGAATTTGTCCAACCACCCACTGAGCAATTCTAGTGCAAAATGGGGCTGGGTAGGTCTTAATTGCTCCGAGTTATGTACTAATTGTAAGGCATGGAATAATTGTTCACTCAGTGTTTCACTAGAATTGCTAATGTGGCACAGATTTGACATGGCCATGAGTGATGAGAGTTACAATCTATATAATGCAGTCTATGCTGTGGCCCACAGCCTCCATGAGATGCTTCTACGACATGTTGATACACAGCCAGTAAAATATGGGAAAGAACTGAAATTTGAACCATGGCAG TTTTCCTCATATCTGAAGAAAATCCAATTTACTAATCCTGCTGGAGATCCACTGAATATGAATCAGGAAGAGAATTCCCATGTAGAATATGACATTTTTAGCATTTGGAAATTTGAAGAAAGTCAGGGAGTTAAAGTGAAAATAGGACAATTTACCCCATATTTTTCACATGGTCAACAATTGTATTTATCAGAAGATGCAATAATGTGGATCAAAGGAAGTAGTCAG ATTATCCACTCAGTGTGCAGTTTGAGCTGTGCTCCTGGATTCAGGAAATCTCCTCAGGAGGGAAAGGCAGTCTGCTGTTTTGATTGCACCCCCTGCCCAGAGAATGAGATTTCCAATGAGACAG ATTTGGATCAGTGTGTGAAGTGTCCAGTTGATCAGTTTGCAAACACAGAGCAAACCCGCTGTCTCCACAAAGTCGTGACCTTTCTGGGTTATGATGACCCACTGGGGATGACTCTGGCATGCacatctcttttcttctctgcacTCACAGCTGTAGTTCTTGGGGTCTTTGTGAAGCACCAAGACACTCCCATCGTGAAGGCCAATAACCGGACTCTCACCTACATCTTGCTTCTCTCCCTCATCCTCAGCTTTCTCTGCTCCTTCTTCTTCATTGGCCGTCCCAACACAGCCACCTGCATCCTGCAACAGACAGCATTTGCAGTTGTGTTCACTGTAGCTGTTTCCACTGTCTTGGCCAAAACAATtactgtggttctggccttcaAGGTCACTGCTCCAGGAAAAAGAATGAGGTGCTTTTTGGTATCAGGAGCACTGAATTTTATCATTCCCATCTGTACCCTGATACAACTTATTCTCTGTGTGATCTGGCTGGGAACATCTCCTCCCTTTattgacacagacacacacactgaacATGGTTACATCATGATTGTGTGCAACACGGGCTCAGCCGCTGCCTTCTACTGTGTCCTTGGGTACCTGGGCTCTCTGGCCATAGTGAGCTTCACTGTGGCTTTCTTGGCCAGAAACCTGCCTGACAAATTCAACGAAGCCAAGTTCCTGACCTTCAGCATTCTGGTGTTCTGCAGTGTCTGGGTCACCTTCCTTCCTGTCCACCACAGCACCAGGGGGAAGGTCATGGTGGCCATGGAGGTGCTCTCCATCTTAACGTCCAGTGCAGGTCTCCTTGTTTGCATCTTTGCACCAAAGTGCTTCATCATTTTGTTCAGACCAGAGAGAAATTCCCTGCAAAAATTCAGACACAAGGCATATTGA